The genomic region CAGCTCGCTAACTCTGGAATTCAAAGCCCTACCACAAGGTCAACTCTGTGTCCGCGTAGAATAAACAGAAAACGATTAAATCACGTCTTTGAATTCAATAGTTTAATATAgggaaattttatttcatttcgtaaacttgtaatattttacataggTACCTCGTTCACAATTATTGGTTTGTATTGTTCAGTTAATTATACTTGATACTAAAAGTTAAATCTTAGAAGTACAATTTTTCACTTTAGACTGGTTATCTTCATTTGGTACTccatggaaataaaacaaaacgcaAATTATCATCTTTATAAGCCACGCCCTTATCCAAGACGCTTGTTTGACATTCATCATCAACAGCACATTGAACTGAAAAGAAGTTCCAGTAAAAAGAGTTTTTATAGTCAACATTAAAACTCTGTATAAATTGTTATAAATGCATTCATTCTGTTAGCTTAAAAACCAAACTATGAAAATAGTAACTTGCATTTTCTGGGTTCAgcgaattataaaacaaatttataattaccAAATAACTTTACAACATGTTGagaatctttttattttattttatgtagatctttaaacatttatagattttaattTGATTAAACAAACATTCTGGAATAGACATTCTCATCTTGACATcttgtgttttatacattttatacctTGCTTCTTTGGTActggaaacaaataaaacagtattagATTCGTGTTCGTTTTTGCGTTAAATGCTTTATCACTATGATTTGATTGTAAAATGAATCATTAAACATTCCAAAGTCATTTATTTTTCACCATAAATATCTCGTGTATTCCAACTTTTCGATAATAATGCAAAGAAAGGACAAAGGGTTTGTATCAGGTGCCTATAATGTAACTTAAAACAGGCAAATAAAGAAATGTCACGGGAAAATAGATTAAAAGAATTTTGAATATGATTTTCCTTTTGGTTATTTTATCATACCGCGAGGACCATGATAACAACTGCCAACAGAATACTTGTATAAACAAGTTGTTGCACTATTTGTAGTTCATTAATATATGCTCAAAATGATCCTCAAATATACTTACCTGCAGAACAGCAGATTCCTGGAGCTGCACAATGCCCTTGTGGTATCGTCCTGCATATTTTACCTTTCTTATGACAAGAAATTACCTGCAGGTTTTCATATTGGCAGATAACAGATTCACGTGTTTTGATGAAGCAACCAAAGATATTACTACAGCATATGTTGGGACCCTGACATTGTCCCCTTCCTCCTGGACCACAATGCCCGCACTGAGGGAATGAGAATAAACATTAACAGATATTATTTTCGTACTTTATTTATCTGTATTCAAAAAAGATTGTTACTATTCTTCaggatatgttttaaaaaattttgaaaacgtGTGCCATTATATTTGACGTTATACAGATGTATctgaagtatttataataaagttttcctATGTTTTTGGGCCCAGTTCTAATCCGTACAAAGCCGAAAACTACATTTTTGTCTTTATCTAAAGATTTTATCACTAACCTCTCTAGTATAATATGTCATAGAAGTTCCTTTCGACCTTTTTCCACCAGGAGGACAGTTTGTGATAAAACAGCTTTTTATTGTGACAGCTAAGCAGAAACTTAGAATCATTATGAACACTGTCCTGTGCATGATGCCtgtggaaataataaaatattttcttactattatttctttattgataaAACGTTCGAAAGAATAGAAAAAACTTCTTTATGCGATCAGTCTGTTGATCTTAAAAGCTCAATTTTTTTAATTctgcattatttattttgaaagttaagaaaTGTAGAGTGTTAACTAGGAAAATAATCTTTAGAAAATAGTGTTTAATTAGAAATAACGATGTATTATTTCTGTTACACTAAAAAAGTTATTTGGATTCGTAAACTTATTCGTGTATGATAATAAAGAcgtttcttttattcttgttttttgttaagcacaaaattaaccacacattgggctatttgtgctctacttACTACTCTTGGCATCGAAACCTTATTTTTAGCGTGATACGCTCCTGAGGCCTAAGGATGAGTCACCAGAGGGCTCATTGGCTTCTGCTTCCacgaaatattataaaaaaaaacaacttaggatataaatataagaatttctttaacactcctacgaaaagtggggcctaataggccccagagcaacttgaaaggttattaatattaggctaataattttgtatttaaatgaaattgccatttaaatccattaatgaatggattaacgagattcccactgtccctatctactatctagcgaaaccacagccagggaaacgggcttggagaaatcaggactagaaacgtcttttcgtaggagtgttaaataaagtttaatatttaaaatatcctcACTACTTACATCCCAGTTATTTCAAATAGGAAAAAAAAGTCTAACGAAAACCGTAATACAAACTTACTGTCTTTTGAATATTACTAATTAGGGGTTAACTCTTGTGAAAAATCTCGTACTTCCTATGAAGATGTTGACTCAAAGTTTCTTGTAGGCCTGCTACTAACGTTAAGAGTGCTGGACAGCGAAGCTGATGCGATGAGTGCCAGACGTTACTTTAATACAGAAAACGATGTGTGGGAAGTTCTTATTGTGAAGGTTCATGAATGTCTTTATCACTTCTTGTCTCGGCAGTACACTGTTGAAAATATTATTCTCCCTTTGATCTTTCTTCCATCTTTATGCACATAGTAGCAATCTTTACACTGTACCATTTCTTCAGAAAAACATGGAGAATCCAATCTTATCTTACTAAGTTATGTCATTCAGGCTTAGGCAGAAGATGCAAAGTATTCCAAAATTACCTACATTCCTTCTACTTCCAAACAAAATAATGAACTATGAAGcttttcagaaaaaataaattatctttcaaTACACTAATCCACAGAAGCTGTTATCTCTGCCTGCTCTTCAGAAACATCGTCTTCAACACAGTCGTAACATTTTCGGTATGAAAGAAGCTTTTCAAAGTTGCTTTAAATTTTCATGAATTGTGCCTGTATTTGTAGTggaaatattgtgaaaaaaatcATGTACTAGCAGAATAAGTCTTGTATATTCTGTCTTGAATACATTGATCCAAACTGACTTAGAGTGATTATCTTGACTAAACAGGGTTTAAACCTGGTATTATcagatgtgtttttatttatgaaaacgcTTGAAGGTTCATGActaatttaaacatgtttaataacGTCATTCTActgttttttgaaataatatgtCTGTATCCTACATGTACTTCAGAAATACTTTTCCAATATTAGTGCATATTTTATGCGTTAGAAATATagctaatgttaaaactgtttaaagGCATACACAAATGACAGAAGTCAcagtaaaatcaaaacaaacccatACTACTCATCAATATGTATAGAGGTCACATGAGCTATTTTACAACTTATCACAAATTAATCTTCATTCACATTCAGTTAGCATGAAATAATTGTTATTCTGTATAGTTTAATCTGATTCCAGTAATTTGtcttttgaacaaaataaaagtgtCATTTAAACATAAAGGTGTGATATTTACTCTGTTTAACACAAAACAATTGCTATTCATGCGATTAAGCACAGAAACCACTAAGTCCGTTGTTTAGGCTCATGAGGTCCCTGGTAGGTCAGTGGTATGTTTACggtcttacaacactaaaatccggggctcgattcTTTGTGGTTGATAGAGAACAAATAGTCTCATGTGTAGTTTTACGTTACAAACCACAAACCCCAACAACAATGATTACAAAACTATCACGAGACGATAAATGCAATCCGCATATTGATTTAAGTTTCATTACGTTGTTGGTTTACATTATCTAATTAGTAACAAAGCTGAtctaaaataaataagtacattttataataaatatttggtaaaaaaaaaactgtgtaaaagTAAACTCAACTTCAATGATGCTTTTACTATGAGAATCCTTTctaattttaaagaacaaaatatttctgttaaacaGTAAATCACACTTAATGGGAAATCAACCGGAAGCTAATTCATTTTATGTCTACTTATGTTCGTGTTCTTACTCATACTAGAAAGAGAAAACACTGGAGTGCGGATACTAAATATGTCCTCTTTGGCCGACCGTTACATTTCGAGTTTGCGTTAATTTACATATAGTAAAATGTATCTCTAAGTAAGTTAAATTAGAAGCATTTTGATAAATTGAACTTTGAGAGGCTGAATTTGTTCTTGTTTAAATTTAATCTAGcatttttatcaacaaatgtgtttcatttattttaaggtAGTTCATTCGCGTATAATTCTTAACAAGCGCATTCACTAGATTACTTccgaaaataatatttctaccTGCATTTTTATGAGCAGCGTCTGTCACAGTTCTTTCTGATTGGCTGGATTACAGGCCACTCATAATACAAATTAGCATGTAACTCTACTGTGGGGCAGTCCATTATCTCACAAAAGAGAGGTAAGTAAGCTCatagtatttgtattttatatcatttttattcactgtttcataattatttctgatactgtatgtgtgtgtatatgtacgtATGTACACTGCTGCCCAAAAcctaaggccaatgaacataaagataaaatacgcattttgcgttgttagactcaattacttatttgagtaaaacttcgaaagatgaaaataagaataaaaacccTTTtgagcatttaatagagaaaatgtcaacactatgaaattaacctaaatactagctggtcaaaagtttaagaccatactaaaaagaagtcctaaacagggtacgaaatgctcaacaagaggtctcagtagtgagttgcacggccatcattgcgaataactgcaaacattcgctttggcatggtcgatataagcgtttgcagaaggctggcaagaatttattccaagtggtgaagatggcttcacgaagatcatgcattgtttgaaattgacgtccatttctatagactttccttgccatccacctccaaacattttcaatgaggttcagttctggagaacacgctggatggtccaaaagaattacgttattcgccatgaaaaagtcctatGTTCCACGgccattgtggattgcagcgttgtcctgctggaagatccagtcatttccaaaCAAGCGAGgttcttcagtcaataaggataaTCTCTCCAATAaaccagtgtagccagctgctgtttgatgtccctgtataatctgaagctcaattgttccatggaaggtgaaagcaccccagatcatgatggaacctcctccactgtgtcgtgtaaaaaatgcctccggtgggatatccttatcgtgccatctggaccatccaagttaatttttttctcgtcagagaacaaaaccttcttccacttttgtactttccatgtttggtgcttctcagtgAAGTTTAACCgatctgtttcgtggtgtggaaggaggcgtggcctttgaagacgttcacggtttttaaagcctttctctcgtagatgccgtcttattgttcttgtgCTGCATTTTGTGgtcgtaagggtcttaatctggttcgactctcggctggtgtcttgccggacaactcgtcgaattcttctgctcaacgccggcaaaattttcttggaccgactACTTGACATTCTCgctccgtatccctcagggtcatTTAAGACATTTGCAAAAACAGTTTctctacgcccaatctcaccagcgatggtacgttgagagagaccttgctttcagctcgacaattctgcaacgttcaaactctgtcagccttttagcctttgccatgtttttacccaatgtaacacaggagatgtcagtgggagatattgacaacaataatgcttaaacacaaatgactaaatttcgttacgtgtttaccgattaatgcttcgtttcagtatggtcttaaacttttgaccagctagtatttaggctaatttcatggttttcacattttccatattaaatgctcaaaaaggtttttatttttattttcccttttcttattttcatctgtcgaagctctgctcaaataagtgtttgagtctaacaacacaaaatgcatattttttcttcatggtcattggcctaaagattttggccagcagtgtatatcgaTAGATGGATTAAAAAAAGGTGTAGAAGTTTGTTTcttacatataatttaatttatttatttctgaaatttcAACAAATGCTTTTTAAAATTCGGTCATATGCACGTGAACTTAAAGACTTAAGAAATTCTTTATGAATCTGGCTTTATACTTTTCGAAATTGAAACgaattctatatttatttcacacatGTTTGAATATTGATTCTCTTTTAGCTTGTTAATCCTGACAAATATACTGAGCGACGTTTTATGATATCCAAATACATATAATGTTAACAACACAGTTTTCCACAAGAGAAAGTGCTTACAGAAGATTAGAATTCCGAGATTGTTAGCATACATCAACGTATATTCATGGTGGAACAATAATATTGACAAGTAAGCATGTTGTAGCACAAGCATAGAGACATAATAATATACCGAGATTTTCATTGAACACATAAAACGTGAGATAGCAAAAGGCAATTCAAGTTCGTTAATGTTGTATCGCTGCATTGTGCGATTTATTTCGAACACATTCACTACTCTCGTGGATTTCCCTAAATAATAAATGGAGTTGTTAAAGTTCACATATGTGGATCCGTAATTGTCAGAGAATGTGTTAAACGAATATGTTTgcataatattgtataaaatatatcgaCCAATAAAATGTAAGCTTCACTTCTGTGTTCACTCTCTTGAATTATGGTCTCATTCtgtttaaaagcaaatattattcataaaaaaatgagCATTTGTCACTGGctgttgtttagttgttttaggGCATTCGATCTGACGGGTACTTTAAAATTTACATACTCGTTTATGCTAGTTTGTAGGCATATCGCGTTGGAACCAGTAAAGTGTAATGCGCAACGAATATATTGATAAATGTGAGTGTGCTGTTTACCATATAAAACAGCaacgagaaaataaaaatgttaaggtcttattttaactttcatACCAAGTATGTTATAAAGTGGGAAGACCGTGTGCTCGGGTTTCATGGATCTAAAAATGAACTTCCATGTGTGATTTACCACTTTATCCTGATGTTGTTATACTTTTTGGCCTCCTGGCTATACAACGTGGACCTTCCATCTTGTCTATTTGCTACCCACTGCATTCTATTGACAGTAGCTAGAAGTTTTACTATTTACTGATTTTACTGTAAACTTTATTTAACTTTCCCATTGTGTGTGAAACTTTCAGTCGCCAAAAGGCCTGTCGAGAAAGATTCTTTGTATTCTATTTACGATGTtgaaaagttcattttaaatCCTGGTTAGTAGCTATTGTTGGTTTCTCAatgcaaatctacacaataggctatttgtactTTGTCCACTGACGGGAATCAAATCCTggactttaacattataaatccttAAATTTACCAATTAACCACTGGAGGTCTGATCAGTAGCGAATTGCCATATTCCTTTCATTAATTTCTGGATAACTCTCGcctaatgttttaatttctcacgtacaaaatattttttgtacagttttttttttccagtttatccATCTCTCACTACTATGTGTAGAAAGTAGCTGGTGTATTTAAGGTTTatgattgttttataaaagtaaggaCTGTGGGAAAGATCTTTTGCACAGTTGAATGGGATACTTGCAACTCGTCATCAGTCGTTTTCTGGAATTTTCTACCTCATCCAAGGTAGCTGGATGACAAGTCTGCAAATGTTTGCAGCGGTAACAACAACGCATTGTGTTAATTAGATACTCTTCAGGTGGTTCTTAAATCCTCATATGGGTGTGCTGATATCTTCCTGCCAACGCTATGCACTGTAATATAGATCGTCATATCTAAAAAAGCTGTAACATAGTCTCGACCCATATAGGTTTATTGCGGTGGTATTGCATTGTGCAGCTGCTCTTACGTTTCGCATCTGCAATAACAAGGTACTTAATTTATGTGTTTTCTGCTTGTAGAACAGTTTCTAACCATAATTAGTACAAATGGTTTCCCCTGGTGATGACAGTTCACTAAACTTGGTG from Tachypleus tridentatus isolate NWPU-2018 chromosome 1, ASM421037v1, whole genome shotgun sequence harbors:
- the LOC143251235 gene encoding conopressin/neurophysin-like: MHRTVFIMILSFCLAVTIKSCFITNCPPGGKRSKGTSMTYYTRECGHCGPGGRGQCQGPNICCSNIFGCFIKTRESVICQYENLQVISCHKKGKICRTIPQGHCAAPGICCSAVQCAVDDECQTSVLDKGVAYKDDNLRFVLFPWSTK